A region from the Tissierellales bacterium genome encodes:
- a CDS encoding tyrosine-type recombinase/integrase — MTRQVLYNEETYNNKVNKDSKAVVNDYIMELKSRGLSEKTIYQYIADIKAFLVYVHNELDNKYILDIKRKEFRRFFLWMQDNKKSNARINRMQSSLRNILEYCEMDDDDYEDYTRNQMKGIKSLEKKEVREIFFLTDDQIDFLVNYLLDNGKYQKALYVELSYSSGARRNEISQVTKYPFLNNENITNTITGKRGKEFKLLYSNKSKKIAKLYLEERGEDDIDSLWITGKGDNKRPLKYTSLYDWVVSFRKILNDKYKEEINLNPHSLRHSFAQNMADGTHHMLKELDRDKLTLNEVRILMQHESVDMTQSYMKNEDDKLIENLSLQFK, encoded by the coding sequence ATGACACGACAAGTACTATACAACGAAGAAACATATAACAATAAAGTAAACAAAGACTCAAAGGCAGTAGTAAATGATTATATAATGGAATTAAAAAGTAGAGGTCTTAGTGAAAAGACTATCTATCAGTACATAGCAGATATTAAGGCTTTTTTAGTCTATGTACATAATGAATTAGATAATAAGTATATATTAGATATTAAACGTAAAGAGTTTAGGAGATTTTTCTTATGGATGCAAGATAATAAAAAATCAAACGCTAGGATAAACCGTATGCAGTCAAGTCTAAGAAACATATTAGAATACTGTGAGATGGATGATGATGACTATGAAGACTATACTAGAAACCAAATGAAAGGAATAAAGTCATTAGAGAAGAAAGAAGTAAGAGAAATATTCTTCTTAACAGATGATCAAATAGATTTTTTAGTAAACTATCTATTAGATAATGGAAAGTATCAAAAAGCACTTTATGTCGAGTTGTCTTACTCTAGTGGAGCAAGGAGAAACGAAATATCACAAGTTACAAAATATCCTTTTTTAAACAATGAGAATATAACCAATACAATAACTGGTAAGAGAGGTAAAGAATTTAAACTACTTTACTCTAATAAGAGTAAAAAGATAGCTAAACTTTATCTTGAAGAAAGAGGAGAGGATGACATAGATAGTCTATGGATAACAGGAAAAGGAGATAATAAAAGACCCTTGAAGTATACCAGTCTATATGACTGGGTGGTTTCTTTTAGAAAAATATTAAATGATAAATATAAAGAAGAGATAAACTTAAATCCACACTCTCTACGTCATAGTTTTGCTCAAAATATGGCAGATGGGACACATCACATGCTTAAAGAGCTAGATCGTGATAAACTAACTCTTAATGAAGTTAGGATATTAATGCAGCATGAATCTGTTGACATGACACAATCTTATATGAAGAATGAAGATGATAAACTCATAGAAAACTTATCTTTACAATTTAAATAA